AACGCCTGGAAATAGGCTTCGCACGAATCAAGCGCATTGGAGAGCAACACCTCGACCTGGCGGTTGGTGGGTTCTGCGCCGCCGGCCAGCAACAGTGACTGGCGGAAGATAATGACACTTTCCTGCTGCCAAAGGTCGAAATGCCCCATCAGCACCTGACCGTTGACATGCGAGAGCAGCCGCATCACCTCGGTAACGCGGACGTCGGGAACCTTGATATCGAAGGCGCTGGCGATATGCAGCGCCTCGCAGTCCTCCATCCAGGAAAACGAAACATGATAGTCGGTCCAGTGCCCCTCGACCGTCATGGCGATTTCATGTTCACCCGAACGCTCGAACGTCCAGTCATTCGCCGCTGCCACGAATTCGATCATGTCTACCGGATTAGAGTGCCGTTCGAATTCGATATTGCTAAGATTCATGCCCCACCTAGTTCCCTTTGGCGCCCTGCGATCCGCTCATGGCGGTGTCCGCAAACACGCAATTCCTGCACGATCTCGACCGCCGTCCCTGGGGGCCCGCAACCGCAACTCCCACCGGGGTTGTTTGCTGCCCGATCCGAATCATCATTTAGAATCAGTGTATAAATGCAGAGTCCGAGCGCCAGTCCCCCTGCTGCATTTTGTCAGGGACAGCCTGTGGACGACGCCTCGAAACTGATTCCGCCGTGACTCATAACTGACTCACGCAAAAGGCTTTTTGATGCTTGGGGTTCGGCCAATGGCCTGTGCAAAAAAACATTGGATTGTCTGAGCTGAAAACGAC
This DNA window, taken from Hoeflea algicola, encodes the following:
- a CDS encoding YbjN domain-containing protein, which produces MNLSNIEFERHSNPVDMIEFVAAANDWTFERSGEHEIAMTVEGHWTDYHVSFSWMEDCEALHIASAFDIKVPDVRVTEVMRLLSHVNGQVLMGHFDLWQQESVIIFRQSLLLAGGAEPTNRQVEVLLSNALDSCEAYFQAFQFVVWSGMDAHSAMTAVMFETKGEA